A region from the Hypericibacter adhaerens genome encodes:
- a CDS encoding transketolase, producing MTGARLPVLAALERKVLWLATWTIHNANHLRAHDDGLKVGGHQASSASLATIMTALYFAALRPEDRVAVKPHASPVFHAIQYLLGNQVREKLENFRGYKGAQSYPSRTKDSDDVDFSTGSVGLGVAQTLFSSLVQDYVRAKGWGRERPEGRMVALIGDAEMDEGNIFEALLEGWKQGLRNTWWVVDYNRQSLDAVVREGLWAKFEAMFRNFGWDVVILKHGTLQQAAFAEPGGEKLKDWIDACPNQLYSALAFQGGAAWRKRLLNDLGDQGAVLRLIERRSDEELARLMGNLGGHDLPSLLEAFEAARTHDRPVCFIAYTIKGFGLPLAGHKDNHAGLMTPAQMEQFRQAMRIREGQEWELFEGLDLPVESLEAFLAAVPFNQAGPRRYRAPMVPTPDRLEITAQPAMSTQQGFGLLLHEVAKGETELARRIVTTSPDVTVSTNLGAWVNRRGLFAREAMADLFRDERIPSTYNWTFSPQGQHIELGIAEMNLFILLSALGLSHSIFGERLLPIGTVYDPFIERGLDALNYACYQDARFILAATPSGVTLAPEGGAHQSIATPLIGMAQDGLASFEPAFVDELATILRWSFDYIQRAGEAEPEEGSWLRDKVGGSVYLRLSTRTLEQPQRRIEPALAEDIINGAYWMRKPGPNAQVVIAYTGAVAPEAIEAIGLMAEDRRDVGLLAVTSADRLNAGWTAASRAREHGLVHASSHIERLLREVPSHCGLVTVLDGHPATLAWLGAVMGHRTRSLGVEHFGQTGSIPDLYRHYGIDAQAIIAAAQAVVPGRPIRNLRAAG from the coding sequence ATGACGGGTGCCCGCCTGCCGGTTCTGGCCGCGCTCGAGCGCAAGGTGCTGTGGCTCGCGACCTGGACCATCCACAACGCCAACCATCTGCGCGCGCATGACGACGGGCTCAAGGTCGGGGGCCACCAGGCCTCCTCGGCCTCGCTCGCCACCATCATGACGGCGCTCTATTTCGCGGCGCTGCGCCCGGAGGACCGGGTCGCGGTCAAGCCGCATGCGAGCCCCGTCTTCCATGCGATCCAGTATCTGCTGGGCAATCAGGTCCGCGAGAAGCTCGAGAATTTTCGCGGCTACAAGGGCGCCCAATCCTATCCGTCGCGCACCAAGGACAGCGACGACGTGGATTTCTCGACGGGCTCGGTCGGGCTCGGCGTGGCGCAGACCCTGTTCTCGTCGCTGGTGCAGGACTATGTGCGCGCCAAGGGCTGGGGCCGGGAACGGCCGGAGGGGCGCATGGTGGCCCTCATCGGCGATGCCGAGATGGACGAGGGCAACATCTTCGAGGCGCTGCTCGAAGGCTGGAAGCAGGGCCTCCGCAACACCTGGTGGGTCGTCGATTACAACCGCCAGAGCCTCGACGCGGTGGTGCGCGAGGGGCTCTGGGCCAAGTTCGAGGCGATGTTCCGCAATTTCGGCTGGGACGTCGTCATCCTCAAGCATGGAACGCTGCAGCAGGCGGCCTTCGCCGAGCCCGGCGGCGAGAAGCTCAAGGACTGGATCGATGCCTGCCCGAACCAGCTCTATTCGGCGCTGGCCTTCCAGGGCGGGGCCGCCTGGCGCAAGCGGCTGCTCAACGACCTGGGCGACCAGGGAGCGGTGTTGCGGCTGATCGAGCGGCGTTCCGACGAGGAACTCGCGCGGCTGATGGGCAATCTGGGCGGCCACGATCTGCCCTCGCTGCTCGAGGCCTTCGAGGCGGCGCGGACGCATGACCGGCCGGTCTGCTTCATCGCCTACACCATCAAGGGCTTCGGCCTGCCGCTCGCCGGCCACAAGGACAATCACGCCGGCCTCATGACCCCGGCGCAGATGGAGCAGTTCCGCCAGGCGATGCGGATCCGCGAGGGGCAGGAATGGGAGCTCTTCGAAGGGCTCGATCTGCCGGTGGAGAGCCTCGAGGCCTTCCTGGCTGCGGTGCCGTTCAACCAGGCGGGCCCGCGGCGCTACCGGGCGCCGATGGTGCCGACCCCCGACCGGCTCGAGATCACGGCGCAGCCCGCGATGTCCACCCAGCAGGGCTTCGGCCTGCTGCTGCACGAGGTCGCCAAGGGCGAGACGGAGCTGGCGCGGCGCATCGTCACCACCTCGCCGGACGTCACGGTCTCGACCAATCTGGGCGCCTGGGTCAATCGCCGCGGGCTCTTCGCGCGCGAGGCGATGGCCGACCTCTTCCGCGACGAGCGCATCCCCTCGACCTACAACTGGACCTTCTCGCCGCAGGGCCAGCATATCGAGCTGGGCATCGCGGAGATGAACCTTTTCATCCTGCTTTCGGCGCTCGGGCTGTCGCACTCGATCTTCGGCGAGCGGTTGCTGCCGATCGGCACGGTCTACGATCCCTTCATCGAGCGCGGCCTCGATGCGCTCAACTATGCCTGCTACCAGGATGCCCGCTTCATCCTCGCGGCCACACCCTCCGGCGTGACCCTGGCGCCCGAGGGCGGCGCGCACCAATCGATCGCCACACCGCTCATCGGTATGGCGCAGGACGGGCTCGCGAGCTTCGAGCCGGCCTTCGTCGACGAGCTCGCAACCATCCTGCGCTGGTCCTTCGACTATATCCAGCGCGCGGGCGAGGCCGAGCCGGAAGAGGGGAGCTGGCTGCGCGACAAGGTCGGCGGCTCGGTCTATCTGCGGCTCTCGACCCGCACCCTCGAGCAGCCGCAGCGCCGGATCGAGCCCGCGCTCGCCGAGGATATCATCAACGGCGCCTATTGGATGCGGAAGCCCGGGCCCAACGCGCAAGTGGTCATCGCCTATACCGGCGCCGTGGCGCCCGAGGCGATCGAGGCCATCGGCCTCATGGCCGAGGACCGCCGCGATGTCGGGCTTCTCGCCGTGACCTCGGCCGACCGCCTCAATGCCGGCTGGACGGCGGCGAGCCGCGCCCGCGAGCATGGCCTCGTCCATGCCAGCAGCCATATCGAGCGGCTGCTGCGCGAGGTGCCGTCCCATTGCGGCCTGGTCACGGTTCTCGACGGCCATCCCGCGACGCTGGCCTGGCTCGGCGCCGTCATGGGCCATCGCACGCGCTCGCTGGGCGTCGAGCATTTCGGCCAGACCGGCTCCATCCCCGATCTCTACCGCCACTATGGCATCGACGCGCAGGCGATCATCGCCGCCGCGCAGGCCGTCGTGCCGGGACGGCCGATCCGGAACCTGCGCGCGGCGGGGTGA
- a CDS encoding ABC transporter substrate-binding protein has protein sequence MRWKIAGIAGLMAVALATAPLPGRADEPDIKIGVVATLDGAFAVLGQDAVRGVELAVAEVGGQVAGRKITILKASSDASPDSAIAAARKLVENDGVDVLVGPLSGDEGIAVKDYAKNHPAITFVNGTSAAQDTTLRDPAPNFFRFTSDGAQWMAGLGDYAYKEKNYRRVAIVAEDYSFPYTQVFGFMYEFCALGGHVVTKQWVPIGQKDFSSVVAAIPQDIDAVYVALAGADAVNFLTQMHQGGNDKPMIAGSFTADQTILSSKGRFRDYVLGTPSAGAIADSLDDPDWKAYVAAYRKQFPDGLGSPSLAAYTYYLNTAALLRGLQAVNGDLSDGHQQLHAVLSKLSFKTPTGGEVHLDENRQAVIDNFVTEIAADSDGKLYNKVIRRVVGVNQTLGMDREKFLALGQVSRDNPSCP, from the coding sequence ATGCGTTGGAAGATTGCAGGAATTGCCGGCCTGATGGCCGTCGCGCTGGCCACGGCGCCGCTCCCGGGCCGGGCGGACGAGCCGGACATCAAGATCGGCGTCGTGGCGACGCTGGACGGTGCCTTCGCGGTCCTGGGTCAGGACGCGGTGCGCGGCGTCGAGCTGGCGGTCGCCGAGGTCGGCGGCCAGGTGGCGGGCCGCAAGATCACCATCCTGAAGGCCTCCTCCGATGCATCGCCGGATTCGGCCATCGCGGCTGCGCGGAAGCTGGTCGAGAATGACGGCGTCGACGTGCTGGTCGGGCCCTTGTCGGGCGACGAAGGCATCGCCGTCAAGGACTATGCCAAGAACCACCCGGCCATCACTTTCGTCAACGGGACATCGGCGGCGCAGGACACGACGCTGCGGGATCCGGCGCCGAATTTCTTCCGCTTCACCAGCGACGGCGCGCAATGGATGGCGGGCCTCGGCGACTATGCCTACAAGGAAAAGAACTATCGCCGGGTGGCGATCGTCGCCGAGGACTACTCCTTCCCCTACACGCAGGTCTTCGGGTTCATGTACGAGTTCTGCGCGCTGGGCGGCCATGTGGTGACCAAGCAGTGGGTTCCCATCGGCCAGAAGGACTTCAGCTCGGTCGTCGCGGCGATCCCGCAGGATATAGACGCCGTCTACGTCGCCCTGGCGGGTGCCGATGCCGTCAACTTCCTGACGCAGATGCACCAGGGCGGCAACGACAAGCCGATGATCGCCGGCAGCTTCACCGCCGACCAGACGATCCTTTCGTCCAAGGGCCGCTTCCGCGACTATGTCCTGGGCACCCCCTCGGCGGGCGCCATTGCCGACAGCCTCGACGATCCCGACTGGAAGGCCTATGTCGCGGCTTATCGCAAGCAGTTCCCCGACGGGCTGGGCTCGCCTTCCCTCGCCGCCTATACCTACTACCTCAACACGGCCGCGCTGCTGCGGGGCCTGCAGGCGGTGAATGGCGATCTCTCCGACGGCCATCAGCAGCTGCACGCGGTGCTGAGCAAGCTCAGCTTCAAGACGCCGACCGGCGGCGAGGTCCATCTCGACGAGAACCGCCAGGCCGTGATCGACAATTTCGTCACGGAGATCGCGGCCGACAGCGACGGCAAGCTCTACAACAAGGTCATCCGCCGTGTCGTCGGCGTGAACCAGACCCTGGGCATGGATCGCGAGAAGTTCCTGGCGCTGGGCCAGGTCAGCCGCGACAACCCCTCCTGCCCGTGA
- a CDS encoding branched-chain amino acid ABC transporter permease produces MQQVAIVLLNALTLAALYFVVASGLTLIFGLMRIVNMAHGSLFLLGGYVGFSISDSSGSWVLGLLGGAIAAGAVGLALYQLLLARFQNQMLRQTLVSIGCAIVMADLMLAFWGAETYQIEPPALLDRVVRLPVAGGYSTLRLYVLAFAVIVGGLLWLLLNRTRLGMMIRAGVDDLQTLRALGVRVRLVFPVTAFLAGALAGLAGVVFGTALSISPGEGMHFLLTSLVVVIAGGMGSIPGAALGAILVGLAEQFGVFYLPTYSVMLTFGLMAAVLAFRPEGLFGVKA; encoded by the coding sequence GTGCAACAGGTCGCCATCGTCTTGCTCAACGCGCTCACCCTGGCGGCGCTCTATTTCGTCGTCGCGAGCGGGCTGACGCTGATCTTCGGGCTGATGCGGATCGTCAACATGGCGCACGGCTCGCTGTTCCTGCTGGGCGGCTATGTCGGCTTCTCGATCTCGGACAGCTCCGGCTCCTGGGTCCTCGGTCTCCTCGGCGGTGCCATCGCCGCCGGCGCCGTCGGGCTGGCGCTCTATCAACTCCTGCTCGCGCGCTTCCAGAACCAGATGCTGCGCCAGACGCTGGTGTCGATCGGCTGCGCCATCGTCATGGCCGACCTGATGCTGGCCTTCTGGGGTGCCGAGACCTATCAGATCGAGCCGCCGGCGCTGCTGGACAGGGTCGTCCGGCTGCCCGTCGCCGGCGGCTACTCGACGCTCCGGCTCTACGTGCTGGCCTTCGCGGTCATCGTCGGCGGCCTGCTCTGGCTGCTGCTGAACCGGACGCGCCTCGGCATGATGATCCGCGCCGGGGTCGACGACCTGCAGACCTTGCGCGCGCTGGGCGTCCGGGTCCGCCTGGTCTTTCCGGTGACGGCGTTCCTGGCGGGCGCGCTCGCCGGCCTGGCCGGCGTGGTCTTCGGCACGGCCCTGTCGATCTCGCCCGGCGAGGGCATGCATTTTCTGCTGACGTCGCTGGTGGTGGTCATCGCCGGCGGCATGGGCAGCATTCCCGGCGCGGCGCTGGGCGCGATCCTGGTCGGACTGGCGGAGCAGTTCGGCGTCTTCTACCTGCCGACCTACAGCGTCATGCTCACCTTCGGGCTGATGGCGGCCGTCCTGGCCTTCCGGCCGGAAGGCCTGTTCGGCGTGAAGGCGTGA
- a CDS encoding branched-chain amino acid ABC transporter permease, whose protein sequence is MKPPRAWIGAIAGGAALLVIPLVANSFWLDQIVTQALCLSLVAGSLSFLIRFGGQVSLAQVAIVGAASYALAYLGPNSSGLGPHWSLAAAIPAALLAAVLVATLIGMLAARTRGIYCLMITLAIGVTFFYLARQNYSIFGGFRGIAGIRRPEIAGLSLAGSVPFYALCATVAVLAYGAIRQLGRTPLGVALTALATNPDRVEAAGYDIRYLRILAFALSGVMAGSAGILLAWFHGRISPGAVDVSSIIQILVIAVLGGMGSLPGALLGAVLYLLLENFAIDLIGAERFNSLIGGVFLVVMVASPDGLLGLSKRSALLRNALPLGPAGKSPSSDRSPSQPGAAATASSANQGSEIAG, encoded by the coding sequence ATGAAACCGCCGCGGGCCTGGATCGGCGCGATCGCCGGCGGCGCGGCCCTCCTCGTCATTCCGCTGGTCGCGAACAGCTTCTGGCTCGACCAGATCGTGACCCAGGCGCTCTGCCTCTCGCTCGTCGCCGGCAGCCTCTCCTTCCTGATCCGGTTCGGCGGCCAGGTTTCCCTGGCCCAGGTGGCGATCGTCGGCGCCGCGTCCTATGCGCTCGCCTATCTCGGCCCCAACAGCAGCGGGCTCGGGCCGCACTGGTCCCTGGCGGCGGCCATTCCGGCGGCACTTCTGGCGGCCGTCCTCGTCGCCACCCTGATCGGCATGCTGGCGGCGCGCACGCGCGGGATCTATTGCCTGATGATCACGCTCGCCATCGGCGTGACGTTCTTCTACCTGGCCCGGCAGAACTACTCGATCTTCGGCGGCTTCCGCGGGATCGCCGGCATCCGCAGGCCGGAGATCGCGGGCCTGTCCCTGGCCGGATCGGTGCCGTTCTACGCGCTCTGCGCGACGGTGGCCGTCCTGGCCTACGGCGCCATCCGGCAGTTGGGCCGCACGCCCCTGGGCGTCGCCCTCACGGCCCTCGCGACCAACCCGGACCGCGTCGAGGCGGCCGGCTACGACATCCGTTATCTCCGGATCCTGGCCTTCGCTTTGTCCGGCGTCATGGCCGGCAGCGCCGGCATCCTGCTGGCCTGGTTCCACGGGCGCATCTCGCCCGGCGCCGTCGACGTGTCGAGCATCATCCAGATCCTCGTCATCGCCGTGCTCGGCGGCATGGGAAGCCTGCCGGGCGCCCTGCTCGGCGCCGTCCTCTATCTGCTGCTCGAGAACTTCGCCATCGATCTCATCGGCGCGGAACGATTCAACTCGCTGATCGGCGGGGTGTTCCTCGTCGTCATGGTCGCATCGCCGGACGGCCTGCTCGGGCTCTCGAAACGCTCTGCGCTGCTGCGAAACGCCCTCCCGCTCGGCCCGGCAGGCAAATCCCCAAGCAGTGATCGCTCTCCGTCGCAGCCCGGTGCCGCGGCGACGGCCTCGTCCGCGAATCAAGGATCGGAGATCGCGGGGTAG
- a CDS encoding ABC transporter ATP-binding protein, with protein sequence MTAASILKIDDLRVRFGTATILDGLSFACGREPLAIVGRNGVGKTTLCRTIMGLVQSQAGSIAWQGRSLTRLAPEDVARSGIGYVPQGRHIFRSLSVEENLTVVAAGRRGPYTLQRVWEKFPRLWERRRNRGDQLSGGEQQMLAIARALRTGPRILIMDEPTEGVAPIVVDQLIRLFQELVKEDVGVLLIEQNLMVAAAVARNALIIVNGRVAATVDTDRLIRDGTLQRQLLGIEGA encoded by the coding sequence ATGACAGCGGCAAGCATCCTCAAAATTGACGACCTCCGCGTCCGCTTCGGCACGGCCACGATCCTCGATGGCCTCAGTTTCGCTTGCGGTCGGGAACCGCTCGCCATCGTCGGGCGCAACGGCGTCGGCAAGACGACGCTCTGCAGGACCATCATGGGCCTGGTGCAGAGCCAGGCCGGCTCCATCGCCTGGCAAGGAAGGTCCCTCACGCGGCTTGCGCCCGAGGACGTCGCCCGCAGCGGCATCGGCTATGTCCCGCAGGGCCGGCATATCTTCCGCTCGCTGAGCGTCGAGGAAAACCTGACCGTGGTCGCTGCGGGCAGGCGGGGCCCTTACACCCTGCAACGGGTCTGGGAGAAGTTCCCCCGCCTCTGGGAACGGCGGCGCAACCGCGGCGACCAGCTTTCCGGCGGCGAGCAGCAGATGCTGGCGATCGCCCGGGCGCTGCGCACCGGACCTCGGATCCTGATCATGGACGAGCCGACGGAGGGCGTGGCGCCGATCGTGGTGGATCAGCTCATCCGCCTGTTCCAGGAACTGGTGAAGGAAGATGTCGGCGTGCTGCTGATCGAGCAGAACCTGATGGTGGCCGCCGCGGTCGCCCGCAACGCCCTGATCATCGTCAATGGCCGTGTGGCCGCCACGGTCGACACGGACCGCCTGATCCGAGACGGAACCCTGCAGCGGCAGCTGCTCGGCATCGAGGGGGCGTAG
- a CDS encoding Lrp/AsnC family transcriptional regulator, producing MRAIDEIDRKIIAAVQNDGRITTQDLAQKVGLSPSPCARRVRLLEEDGVIKGYTAVIDQKKVGLPISAFASIKLERQREEDLDRFGKAVARWPEVVDCYLMTGRQDYLMRIVVRDLEAYERFLKDKLTRLDNVASIETSFALGQVKRSDVLPLS from the coding sequence ATGCGCGCCATCGACGAGATCGACCGGAAGATCATCGCCGCCGTGCAGAATGACGGCCGGATCACGACCCAGGACCTCGCCCAGAAAGTCGGGCTGTCGCCCTCGCCCTGCGCGCGGCGCGTCCGGCTGCTCGAGGAGGACGGGGTGATCAAGGGCTACACGGCGGTGATCGACCAGAAGAAGGTCGGGTTGCCCATCAGCGCCTTCGCCTCGATCAAGCTGGAGCGCCAGCGCGAGGAGGATCTGGACCGTTTCGGCAAGGCCGTCGCGCGCTGGCCCGAGGTCGTCGACTGCTATCTCATGACCGGTCGCCAGGACTATCTGATGCGCATCGTCGTGCGCGATCTCGAGGCCTATGAGCGTTTCCTCAAGGACAAGCTCACGCGTCTCGACAATGTCGCCTCGATCGAGACGAGCTTCGCGCTGGGCCAGGTCAAGCGCTCGGACGTGCTGCCGCTGAGCTAG
- a CDS encoding ABC transporter ATP-binding protein — MGKSFGALAALEAIDLAIQKGERHGLIGANGAGKTTLFGIAAGALSQSAGEVRFLGQDLAGKRPFERVRMGMRRTFQSSNIVHELSVRDNVALSAVGITPARHSLGTAALKKARSQADDLLARVQLEARAGDLARELSHGEMRQLEIACALTGTPRLLLLDEPAAGLSVAERKRLRTVLAELDAGLTMVMIEHDMEFTMSVVSRVTLLHNGRIVTQGTSEEMARDPSVRAVYLGRQHDSGKHPQN, encoded by the coding sequence GTGGGCAAGTCTTTCGGTGCGCTGGCCGCACTCGAGGCCATCGACCTTGCGATCCAAAAGGGCGAGCGGCACGGCCTGATCGGCGCCAACGGAGCCGGCAAGACGACCCTGTTCGGGATCGCAGCCGGTGCCCTCAGCCAGAGCGCCGGCGAGGTGCGCTTCTTAGGCCAGGATCTCGCCGGCAAACGGCCTTTCGAGCGGGTTCGCATGGGCATGCGGCGGACGTTCCAGAGCTCGAACATCGTCCATGAGCTCTCGGTGAGGGACAACGTCGCCTTGTCGGCCGTGGGCATCACGCCGGCCCGTCATTCGCTCGGGACCGCAGCCCTGAAGAAGGCGAGATCGCAGGCCGACGATCTGCTGGCACGGGTCCAGCTCGAGGCCCGCGCCGGGGATCTGGCGCGGGAGCTCTCGCATGGCGAGATGAGGCAGCTCGAGATCGCCTGCGCGCTCACCGGAACGCCCCGCCTGCTTCTTCTCGACGAGCCGGCTGCAGGGCTGTCCGTCGCGGAAAGAAAGCGGCTGCGCACGGTGCTGGCCGAGCTCGATGCCGGGCTGACCATGGTCATGATCGAGCACGACATGGAATTCACCATGAGCGTCGTGAGTCGCGTGACCCTGTTGCATAACGGTCGGATCGTCACGCAGGGAACCTCGGAAGAGATGGCCAGGGATCCCAGCGTTCGCGCGGTGTATCTGGGACGGCAGCATGACAGCGGCAAGCATCCTCAAAATTGA
- a CDS encoding isochorismatase family protein, protein MSYRVMAPEFEALIDRNEPVRSLATGFKFTEGPIWHPTEHYLLFSDMPGDVRRRWDADRGVQEVRRPANKCNGMTYDADLNLIVCEHATSSLIRETPDGGREVLASHFEGQELNSPNDVCVRSDGSIYFSDPWYGRMPVYGVERRRELGWQGVFRLPPGGGGPQLVVPRYDFAMPNGLCFSPDERLLYINDSERGVIRVYDVAPDGTLRRGRIFADGLLSRQEPGIPDGMKCDERGNIWCTGPGGIWVFAPTGTLLGRIAVPEVVGNLHWGGADFRTLFLAASTSVYTVRTRVGPHLEPFMRAHRAPAAKPVEPRPAARPTASIEGPLLDPSRAVLIIQDLQNDVITEGGAFASSGAPAHAARQNIVENVRRLAQACRSAGVPVIHVWFVVEPGAAGLTLNAPIFQGIRSSAALVRGSWGAAPAAGLEPKPGDFIVEKMRMSAWEGTRLETILKSLNRDTIINTGAWTNMSVEHTARVGADKGYVVVMPQDGCSTIDDSWQKASIDFAIRNVAKVTTCAAVEELLRTAEPEQMAGSPAIRS, encoded by the coding sequence ATGTCCTACCGCGTCATGGCGCCCGAGTTCGAGGCGCTGATCGACCGCAACGAGCCGGTCCGCAGCCTCGCCACCGGCTTCAAGTTCACCGAGGGGCCGATCTGGCACCCGACCGAGCATTACCTGCTGTTCTCGGACATGCCCGGCGATGTGCGCCGGCGCTGGGATGCCGATCGCGGTGTCCAGGAGGTGCGCCGGCCGGCCAACAAATGCAACGGCATGACCTACGATGCCGACCTCAACCTCATCGTCTGCGAGCACGCGACCTCCTCGCTGATCCGCGAGACGCCGGACGGCGGGCGCGAGGTGCTGGCCTCGCATTTCGAAGGGCAGGAGCTCAACAGCCCCAACGATGTCTGCGTGCGTTCCGACGGCTCGATCTATTTCAGCGATCCCTGGTACGGCCGCATGCCGGTCTATGGCGTGGAGCGGCGGCGGGAGCTGGGCTGGCAAGGCGTGTTCCGGCTGCCGCCGGGTGGCGGGGGCCCCCAGCTCGTCGTGCCGCGCTACGACTTCGCCATGCCGAACGGGCTCTGCTTCTCGCCCGACGAACGGCTGCTCTATATCAACGATTCCGAGCGCGGGGTGATCCGGGTCTATGACGTGGCGCCGGACGGCACGCTGCGGCGCGGCCGGATCTTCGCCGACGGGCTCCTGTCGCGCCAGGAGCCGGGCATCCCCGACGGGATGAAATGCGACGAGCGCGGCAATATCTGGTGCACGGGCCCCGGCGGCATCTGGGTCTTCGCGCCCACCGGCACGTTGCTCGGCCGCATCGCGGTGCCAGAGGTGGTGGGCAACCTGCATTGGGGCGGCGCCGATTTCCGCACCCTGTTCCTCGCGGCCAGCACGTCCGTCTACACGGTGCGCACGCGCGTGGGCCCGCATCTCGAACCCTTCATGCGGGCACACCGGGCGCCGGCCGCGAAGCCTGTGGAGCCGCGGCCTGCCGCGCGTCCGACGGCGTCGATCGAAGGGCCGTTGCTCGATCCGTCGCGCGCGGTCCTCATCATCCAGGACCTGCAGAACGACGTGATCACCGAGGGCGGTGCCTTCGCCAGCTCCGGCGCGCCGGCCCATGCGGCCAGGCAGAACATCGTCGAGAATGTCCGGCGCCTGGCCCAGGCCTGCCGCTCGGCCGGCGTTCCGGTGATCCATGTCTGGTTCGTGGTCGAGCCCGGTGCGGCCGGTCTGACTCTCAATGCGCCCATCTTCCAGGGCATCCGGTCGAGCGCCGCTCTCGTGCGTGGGAGCTGGGGTGCCGCCCCGGCTGCCGGGCTCGAGCCCAAGCCCGGCGATTTCATCGTCGAGAAGATGCGCATGAGCGCCTGGGAGGGCACGCGGCTCGAGACCATCCTCAAATCCTTGAACCGCGACACCATCATCAACACCGGCGCCTGGACCAACATGTCGGTCGAGCACACCGCCCGGGTCGGGGCCGACAAGGGTTATGTCGTGGTGATGCCGCAGGACGGCTGCTCGACGATCGACGATTCCTGGCAGAAGGCCTCGATCGATTTCGCGATCCGCAACGTGGCCAAGGTCACGACCTGTGCCGCGGTGGAGGAGCTGCTGCGGACCGCCGAGCCGGAGCAGATGGCCGGCAGCCCCGCGATCCGGTCCTAG